In Puntigrus tetrazona isolate hp1 unplaced genomic scaffold, ASM1883169v1 S000000769, whole genome shotgun sequence, the following proteins share a genomic window:
- the LOC122335359 gene encoding uncharacterized protein DDB_G0292642-like, whose amino-acid sequence MAFRVEFVYRASDIDINDTDLSISRARLSCGHVTSAQTLVQRCTLQLQRGQVELKCPICAKVWPYGEVRTLLTPKEQLYFKDLLRENATKKMTDIKGCPGCSSFVERKDSSDLCVRCPFCSVKTGRTSEFCWQCGRTWKGPRPRADKCDNLGCSDSDLNMLRDCKMISLPHHSDQVIQCPSIRACPDCGMLIEHTLEGCKYVACFNCKISFCFICLRSSGCVKCAAAAPRQTSVP is encoded by the exons ATGGCCTTTCGAGTCGAATTTGTCTACAGAGCCAGTGATATCG ATATAAATGACACCGACCTCAGCATTTCGAGAGCTAGATTGTCCTGCGGTCACGTGACTTCCGCTCAGACTCTGGTGCAGCGCTGCACACTTCAGCTCCAGAGA GGACAAGTGGAGCTGAAATGTCCGATATGTGCAAAAGTGTGGCCGTACGGAGAAGTGAGAACATTGCTGACCCCTAAGGagcaactttattttaaagacctACTTCGGGAAAATGCCACTAAAAAGATGACTGACATCAAAggg tgTCCTGGCTGCAGTTCCTTCGTTGAAAGAAAGGactcctctgacctctgcgtTCGGTGTCCGTTCTGCTCAGTGAAGACGGGGAGGACGTCTGAGTTCTGCTGGCAGTGCGGGAGAACCTGGAAAGGGCCCCGACCTCGCGCCGATAAATGCGATAATCTGGGCTGCTCCGACAGCGACTTAAACATGCTGAGAGATTGTAAAATGATTAGTTTGCCTCATCATAGCGACCAAGTGATTCAGTGCCCATCGATCCGTGCCTGTCCGGACTGTGGCATGCTGATCGAACACACTCTGGAAGGATGCAAGTATGTCGCATgctttaattgtaaaatatcgTTCTGCTTCATCTGTCTGAGATCTTCTGGCTGTGTTAAATGTGCCGCTGCTGCACCGAGACAGACATCAGTGCCTTAG
- the LOC122335372 gene encoding DAP3-binding cell death enhancer 1-like translates to MQLCRRIHSRLSSDQKAGASQIREAGLVRKCSYRVLLDVLSSPKALSGDVTKCLCERGQSGSGERSHGNGAGGVTSDLQAAHSSDDQQEEPQRLSLDAAAQNLRRVTDASVPVILNIIGLESVRAGDFETAFSCFLASAEQDYSKAQFNLGVCYERGRGVQADLSKAVHYYRLAAVSGHRLAQYRCAKLLLSSRGQQSSETDAAAALSFLQTAAAPDSRAAQVFLGVVLSQRSDCDQEKCVCYFRMAAESGDSAALLCLAQCYETGFGVSPCLQTALSLYHQAASGGNQQARDRLRDRHSPDVLRSIRSAPCFSVIGRLNLDSMFPRESQGEKPGPQQQCGQSQPLPHSWSTGSLSVLSSVTVQLGADGGHKLWTPGVR, encoded by the exons ATGCAGCTCTGCCGCAGGATTCACTCTCGGTTGTCGTCGGATCAGAAGGCCGGAGCGAGTCAGATCAGAGAGGCTGGACTCGTGAGGAAATGCTCGTACAGAGTCCTGCTTGATGTCT TGTCCAGCCCGAAGGCTTTATCTGGCGACGTGACCAAGTGCCTCTGTGAGCGGGGCCAGAGCGGGTCCGGCGAGCGTAGTCATGGTAACGGTGCTGGAggcgtgacctctgacctccaggCGGCACACAGCTCTGATGACCAGCAGGAGGAGCCG CAGCGTCTCTCTCTCGATGCAGCAGCTCAGAATCTGAGACGTGTGACGGACGCCAGCGTTCCTGTGATCCTCAACATCATCG GTCTGGAGAGCGTGAGAGCCGGTGACTTCGAGACGGCCTTCTCTTGTTTTCTGGCCTCGGCGGAGCAGGACTACAGTAAAGCTCAGTTTAATCTGGGAGTGTGTTACGAGCGAGGACGAGGAGTGCAGGCCGACCTCAGCAAG GCGGTGCATTATTACCGTCTCGCTGCGGTCTCTGGGCACCGTCTGGCTCAGTACCGCTGCGCTAAACTCCTCCTGagcagcagagggcagcagagCTCAGAGACGGACGCAGCGGCGGCGCTCAGCTTCCTGCAGACGGCCGCCGCGCCGGACTCACGCGCA gctCAGGTGTTTCTGGGTGTAGTGTTGTCTCAGCGCTCAGACTGTGATcaggagaagtgtgtgtgttatttccGGATGGCGGCTGAGAGCGGG GACTCTGCCGCTCTGCTGTGTCTGGCTCAGTGTTACGAGACGGGTTTCGGTGTTTCTCCGTGTCTCCAGACCGCTCTGAGTCTCTACCATCAGGCAGCGTCCGGCGGGAACCAGCAGGCCAGGGACagactgagagacagacacagcCCGGACg tgcTGCGCTCGATCCGATCGGCTCCTTGCTTCTCTGTGATTGGTCGGCTGAATCTGGACTCCATGTTTCCTCGAGAGAGCCAGGGTGAGAAGCCCGGCCCACAGCAGCAATGCGGCCAATCGCAGCCCCTTCCTCATTCCTGGAGCACAGGAAGTTTGAGCGTGCTGTCCTCGGTCACGGTTCAGCTCGGAGCCGACGGCGGTCACAAGCTCTGGACGCCCGGGGTGCGATAA